The DNA region CGGCAAGCTGCATCTAAGCAGGTCGTCTTTTCGATTGTAGCGTAGCGGAGAAATCTTTGAAGCATCATCTGGCGCAAGCGGCTCGCTTGTGCCTATCAAATTATTCATCCACTCCCCTCTTTGAATACAGAAACTCGCACTGTTGTCCATATGCAAAGGGGCTCCTCACTGTTCCATTAATTTAATATATGTCGTAGCGAGACGCTACGACGAGGGTAGGACGAGGGTAAGTCACCAGCGCACTTCCAAACTGTAACATTGTTATCGATTTACAGATTATTAACTTTCACTTCATTCAAAATGTGTTAAAATAGATTTAATTTGCTTCGAATCATTCTAACAAAACATGGATACCCGAAGAGAATTTCTCCGCAAATCTTTACTGCTTTCTGGTGCTACAGGCTTGGCAAGCGTTATGCCATCGTCAATTCAAAAGGCATTGGCAATAGACCCGGTGCCCGGAAGTACTTTTCTCGATGCCGAGCACATCGTAATCTTAATGCAGGAAAACCGGTCGTTCGATCATGCATTTGGTAGTTTACAAGGTGTTCGCGGCTTTAATGACCCAAGGGCGGTAACCTTGCCAGACAATAAGCCGGTTTGGTTTCAAACTGATGCGGTTGGAAATACATACGCTCCTTTCAGGCTAAATATTAAAGATACCAAGGTAACCTGGATGGGCTCGTTGCCGCACTCAAGGGCCAGCCAGGTTGATGCCTACAATGAAGGCAAATACGATAAATGGCTTATAGCGAAGAAATCGGGTAATAAAAATTATGCACAAATGCCTTTAACCTTGGGGCATTACGTTCGCGAAGATCTTTCTTTTAACTATGCACTGGCAGACGCTTTTACCATTTGCGATCAGAATTTTTGCTCGGCTATGACCAGTACAACACCAAACCGATCGTTTTTTTGGACTGGCAAAATTACCCACGATGAAGATGGGATTCCAAAAGCCAATATCAGAAACGACGATTTTGCGTATGGTAAACACCCCTGGAAAACTTTTCCTGAACTTTTGGAAGAAAACAAAATCAGCTGGAATTTTTATCAGAACGAAACCAGCTGCGGAGGTGGATTTAAAGGTGAAGAAAGATCGTGGCTCTCGAACTTCGGCTGTAATTTGTTAGAGTTTTTTAAGGCCTACAACATCAAGTATAAAGACAAGTATGTAGAGAACCTTCAAAAGTTGGTTGAAACCTTGCCCGGAGAAATAAATAAATTAGAAGAAGCCAGTCCCTCAAGTGATGTAGCGGCAAAAAAGATTCAAAACGACCTTAAAAATAAAACCAAAGCGCTGGACGATGCTACAGCTGAACTGAAAAAGTGGAACAGCGAAAACTTCGCTAAGCTAAGCGATGAACAGAAGAGCTTGTTTTACCGTGCTTTTGTAGTCAATAAAAATGATCCTGATTATCGAAGTATCTCCACTATAAAATATAACGACGGTGCGAAAGAACGCGAGGTTACTGTACCAAAAGGTGATGTGCTTTACCAGTTCAGGCAAGATGTGAACATGGGTAAACTGCCAACGGTTTCGTGGTTGGCGGGGCCGCAAAACTTCTCCGATCACCCAAGTGCGCCATGGTACGGAGCGTGGTACATTTCGGAAGTAATGGACATTTTAACCAAAAATCCCGAAGTGTGGAAGAAAACCATATTTATTGTAACTTACGATGAAAACGACGGGTATTACGATCACGTGCCGCCGTTCTCTATTCCAGATAACAACAAACCCGAAACCGGAAAGGTGTCAAAAGGCATCGATACCGAAATTGAGCATGTTCGTTTGGCAAATGAACTTAAACAAGGCGTACCCGAAAAAGGGGCACGCGAAGCCCCGATTGGGCTAGGCTTTAGGGTGCCGATGTTAATTGCATCGCCTTGGAGCAGAGGCGGTAAAGTAAACTCGCAGGTTTTTGATCACACCTCTACACTTCAGTTTTTAGAGGAGTTTGTAAACAAAAAATACAATAAAAATATCCGGTTGGATAACATCAGCCAATGGCGCCGGGCGATTTGTGGCAACCTGACTTCAGCATTTACCCCATTCGATGCAGAAACTGAAAAGCTGCCGTTTCTTAACCGCGATGCCTTTGTAGAAACCATTTTCAATGCCCAATTTAAGGAGCAGCCGAAAATAGCTAAACCGCTATCAAGTGAAGAAATAAAACAAGTTGTTTCCACAAATGATT from Pedobacter endophyticus includes:
- a CDS encoding phosphocholine-specific phospholipase C — protein: MDTRREFLRKSLLLSGATGLASVMPSSIQKALAIDPVPGSTFLDAEHIVILMQENRSFDHAFGSLQGVRGFNDPRAVTLPDNKPVWFQTDAVGNTYAPFRLNIKDTKVTWMGSLPHSRASQVDAYNEGKYDKWLIAKKSGNKNYAQMPLTLGHYVREDLSFNYALADAFTICDQNFCSAMTSTTPNRSFFWTGKITHDEDGIPKANIRNDDFAYGKHPWKTFPELLEENKISWNFYQNETSCGGGFKGEERSWLSNFGCNLLEFFKAYNIKYKDKYVENLQKLVETLPGEINKLEEASPSSDVAAKKIQNDLKNKTKALDDATAELKKWNSENFAKLSDEQKSLFYRAFVVNKNDPDYRSISTIKYNDGAKEREVTVPKGDVLYQFRQDVNMGKLPTVSWLAGPQNFSDHPSAPWYGAWYISEVMDILTKNPEVWKKTIFIVTYDENDGYYDHVPPFSIPDNNKPETGKVSKGIDTEIEHVRLANELKQGVPEKGAREAPIGLGFRVPMLIASPWSRGGKVNSQVFDHTSTLQFLEEFVNKKYNKNIRLDNISQWRRAICGNLTSAFTPFDAETEKLPFLNRDAFVETIFNAQFKEQPKIAKPLSSEEIKQVVSTNDFASLMSQQEKGIRKACALPYQLMGSGSLDQSKQHFQIKMAAKNQLFGKSAAGAPFTVYVPVKFKDDSKEDMCRNWSFAVKPNDELDYFWPLSAFEGGKYHLRLNGPNGFYREFIGTANDPFITISAEHELNRLTKAPTGNIKLVIKNESSNPVDLELTDIGYKTNNLRKSIAAKAEEAFILNLKASYGWYDFELKSSANSLFSQRYAGRIETGKESFTDPVMGRV